From Candidatus Bathyarchaeota archaeon, the proteins below share one genomic window:
- a CDS encoding type II toxin-antitoxin system VapC family toxin, producing the protein MDKGREAERPRVVIDASVAAKWIIPGEPWEAEARGLMEKIASGEVEAYAPPLLPYEVASVISRAISRGVINLSEGAEALKALGQLGLKITAIGWGDQAEILEIATTSKLTIYDSAYLQLSKRMAAKLITADDELKSRGENITEIVLLRDFTIKR; encoded by the coding sequence GTGGATAAGGGAAGAGAGGCGGAGAGGCCTAGAGTGGTCATAGACGCCAGCGTAGCAGCCAAGTGGATCATCCCTGGGGAGCCCTGGGAGGCTGAGGCAAGAGGCCTCATGGAGAAGATAGCCTCGGGAGAGGTAGAGGCATACGCGCCACCCCTCCTCCCCTACGAGGTGGCCTCCGTTATATCGAGGGCGATATCCCGAGGGGTGATCAACCTCAGCGAGGGAGCCGAGGCCCTGAAGGCCCTCGGACAACTCGGCCTCAAAATCACTGCGATAGGCTGGGGCGACCAAGCAGAGATCCTAGAGATAGCCACCACATCCAAACTAACCATATACGACTCGGCATACCTCCAACTCTCGAAGAGGATGGCCGCAAAGCTCATCACAGCCGACGATGAACTTAAAAGTAGAGGGGAAAACATAACCGAAATAGTCCTCCTAAGAGACTTCACTATAAAGCGATAA